A genomic stretch from Telopea speciosissima isolate NSW1024214 ecotype Mountain lineage chromosome 7, Tspe_v1, whole genome shotgun sequence includes:
- the LOC122666960 gene encoding receptor-like protein 33, translated as MSGCFLFFLLSLFQTCFLSSPSPSPQLCLHDERSALLQLKQNHYHASPDYNYHRLNSWKPNTDCCYWEGITCDGTIGHVVGLDLSNSSLFGSIHSNSTLFHLRHLQMLNLSSNGFDYFVPTGFDRLSRLMHLNLAVNSFSGQIPSQISQLTDLVSLDLNRNIFGGHIPFEISKLAKLVFLDLSFNYGLSYLESPNLGALVQNLTMLRELRLDWVNLSAQKNRDWCRHLSYALPNLRVLSMRDCSLPGPLDASISSLRFLSELYLDGNQNLSSTVLISLMNLNSLTVLSLSSCGFHGDFPTNVFLQPNLKLIDLSGNSLLSGHLPEFPQLNSAALEYLDASQTKFQGKLPSSIGNLKFLKELFLYGCNFSGPIPPSLANLTHLTVLDLSSNSFIGQIPSSFRRSFPDLEELYLNENLLQGPIHSYLFFLPSIRLYLSDNQFSEVINEPVHNISSFSSQRHFDLSGNHFKGDLEDLIRSISKIKGTFQVLDLSGNDFGYTVEDGNLSPDSGDNFLDAQILELWMTSCNISKFPDFLRNQKELTYLDISNNKINGALPKWIWKKSLTYLNLSNNLFTGLELPLPNHSFNIKAFDLHSNMMQDCISTVPCFPQTFNQTQTEFVSPILGNLTSVLSKATFISISDNKLTGKIPFSVCNPSDLDILDLSNNQLSGTIPICLGSSNLGVLNLESNKLHGSIPPTFRKGCNLQRLKLNKNMLQGKVPRSLGNCKNLTVLDIADNQLNDTFPYWLENLSELQVLVMRSNKFCGTIAQLPQANSLFPSLHVIDISFNNFTGNLPLQYFCHWKAMMSDEDTSKMQYQSLNYSTYYYDTLVIREKGQLLKMPYILTTFIVVDLSNNNFEGKIPDALSNLKALMVLNLSGNSLTGQIPFSLGNLSKLESLDLSRNKLLGEIPRQLTSLTFLAVLNLSYNNFMGSIPQGNQFNTFSNDSYEGNAGLCGLPLSRKCGVTEDGELPPTSGFQREDDSTFSILDWKFVLAGYCSGLTVGLVVGQQLFWRRNRCSEFISRVVASKQRKRSRKIKHHKRGK; from the coding sequence ATGTCTGggtgtttccttttcttcttactGTCTTTGTTTCAAActtgtttcctttcttctccttctccttcccctcaATTATGTCTCCATGACGAGAGATCTGCTTTGCTGCAACTGAAGCAAAATCACTACCATGCCTCTCCAGATTACAACTACCACCGTCTCAACTCTTGGAAGCCAAATACTGATTGCTGCTACTGGGAAGGCATCACCTGCGATGGCACCATTGGTCATGTAGTTGGGCTTGACCTTTCTAATTCATCACTCTTCGGCTCTATCCATTCCAATAGCACTCTCTTCCATCTTCGTCATCTTCAAATGCTCAACCTCTCGTCGAATGGTTTTGACTACTTTGTTCCAACCGGGTTTGACAGACTCTCAAGGTTAATGCATCTCAACCTCGCTGTTAACTCTTTTTCCGGACAAATCCCATCACAAATATCACAACTCACTGATTTGGTTTCTCTTGATCTTAATCGGAACATTTTTGGGGGCCATATCCCATTTGAAATCTCAAAGCTGGCCAAGTTGGTTTTTCTTGACCTCTCTTTCAACTATGGGTTATCTTATCTTGAAAGCCCTAATTTGGGAGCATTAGTTCAAAACCTAACTATGTTGAGAGAACTACGTCTTGATTGGGTGAACTTGTCAGCTCAAAAAAATAGGGATTGGTGTCGTCACTTATCTTATGCACTACCTAACCTTCGTGTGTTGTCAATGAGGGATTGTTCACTTCCAGGTCCCTTGGATGCATCCATCTCAAGCCTTCGTTTCCTTTCGGAGCTCTACCTTGACGGCAACCAGAATCTCTCTTCCACGGTACTAATTTCTTTAATGAACCTCAATTCTTTGACTGTCCTTAGTCTCAGTTCTTGTGGATTCCATGGAGATTTTCCAACCAATGTTTTTCTTCAACCTAATCTGAAGCTCATAGACTTATCTGGAAATTCTCTCCTCTCGGGTCATTTGCCTGAATTCCCTCAACTCAATAGTGCTGCACTTGAATATCTAGATGCTAGCCAGACGAAATTCCAAGGGAAGTTGCCAAGTTCAATTGGGAATCTCAAGTTTTTGAAGGAATTATTTCTCTATGGTTGCAACTTCTCTGGACCAATCCCACCTTCTCTTGCAAACCTTACCCACCTTACCGTGTTGGATCTTTCATCCAATAGTTTCATTGGTCAAATTCCTTCCTCTTTCAGGAGGAGCTTTCCCGATCTTGAGGAACTATACTTGAACGAAAATTTGCTCCAAGGGCCGATCCACTCCTATTTGTTTTTTCTCCCATCAATCCGTTTGTACTTGTCCGATAACCAATTCAGTGAAGTCATAAATGAGCCTGTTCAcaacatttcttccttttccagtCAACGGCACTTTGATTTAAGTGGCAACCACTTCAAAGGAGATCTAGAAGACCTGATTAGATCAATTTCCAAAATCAAAGGAACATTTCAGGTGCTTGACCTTTCAGGAAATGACTTTGGCTACACAGTGGAAGATGGAAATCTTTCCCCTGATAGTGGGGACAATTTTCTTGATGCTCAAATTCTAGAATTGTGGATGACTTCTTGCAACATTAGTAAATTCCCAGATTTCCTTAGGAACCAGAAGGAATTGACTTATTTAGATATctctaataataaaattaatggTGCACTACCCAAATGGATATGGAAAAAGAGTTTGACATACCTAAACCTTTCTAACAACTTGTTTACAGGTCTGGAATTGCCATTGCCCAATCACTCCTTCAACATTAAAGCATTTGATCTTCACTCAAACATGATGCAAGACTGTATCTCAACAGTTCCATGCTTCCCTCAAACATTCAATCAAACACAAACTGAGTTTGTATCTCCTATCTTAGGGAATCTCACGTCCGTTCTCTCAAAAGCCACCTTCATTTCAATTTCGGACAATAAATTGACTGGAAAAATCCCTTTCTCAGTTTGCAATCCGAGTGATCTTGATATTTTGGATTTGTCCAATAACCAACTGAGTGGAACCATTCCAATATGCCTCGGCAGTAGCAATTTGGGGGTACTAAATTTAGAGAGCAACAAATTGCATGGATCCATTCCTCCTACTTTCAGAAAAGGATGCAATCTACAAAGACTCAAACTCAACAAAAATATGCTTCAAGGAAAAGTTCCAAGATCACTGGGCAATTGCAAGAATCTCACGGTGTTAGATATTGCGGACAACCAGTTGAATGATACCTTTCCCTATTGGTTGGAAAATCTCTCTGAATTGCAAGTTCTTGTCATGAGGTCTAACAAATTTTGTGGTACCATTGCTCAACTCCCCCAAGCTAATTCTCTCTTCCCAAGCCTGCATGTCATTGACATCTCTTTCAATAATTTTACCGGAAATTTACCATTGCAATACTTCTGTCATTGGAAGGCGATGATGTCTGATGAGGATACATCCAAAATGCAATATCAAAGTCTCAATTATTCTACCTACTATTATGACACACTTGTAATTAGAGAGAAGGGACAATTGTTGAAAATGCCATATATTTTAACCACCTTCATCGTCGTGGATCTATCCAACAACAACTTTGAAGGAAAGATTCCAGATGCTTTGAGCAATTTGAAAGCACTGATGGTACTCAACTTGTCTGGAAATAGCCTCACAGGTCAAATTCCATTTTCGTTGGGGAATCTAAGCAAACTTGAGTCGCTAGACCTTTCAAGAAACAAACTCTTAGGAGAAATCCCAAGGCAATTGACAAGTTTGACCTTCCTTGCAGTCTTGAATCTATCATATAACAACTTCATGGGAAGTATTCCGCAAGGAAACCAATTTAACACTTTTTCAAATGATTCCTACGAGGGAAATGCAGGATTATGTGGGCTGCCTTTGTCAAGGAAGTGTGGAGTAACCGAAGATGGAGAATTACCTCCAACATCAGGGTTCCAACGAGAAGATGATTCAACATTTTCAATACTTGATTGGAAATTTGTCTTGGCAGGATACTGCTCTGGGTTAACAGTTGGATTGGTTGTTGGACAACAATTATTTTGGAGAAGAAACAGATGTTCTGAGTTCATTTCAAGAGTTGTGGCATCCAAACAGAGAAAAAGGTCAAGGAAAATCAAACACCACAAAAGAGGGAAATGA
- the LOC122666751 gene encoding peroxidase 12-like — protein MASSSSFLISMLLIYSSFVLGIFSGVSEAESTPPLVKGLSWTFYKSNCPKFESIVRSQLKKVFKKDIGQAAGLLRLHFHDCFVQGCDGSVLLDGSSSGPSEKAAPPNLSLRAKAFQIINDLRALVHKKCGQVVSCADIAAVAARDSVFLSGGPEYKVPLGRRDGLSFATREATLANLPAPSSNTTTILTSLATKKFDATDVVALSGGHTIGISHCSSFTNRLYPTQDTNMDKTFANNLKSTCPASDTNATTVLDIRSPDLFDNKYYVDLMNRQGLFTSDQDLYMDSRTKAIVTSFAINQTLFYEKFVFAMIKMGQLNVLTGTQGEVRANCSAHNSDTSTFLSTLVDGDSEKSAQF, from the exons ATGGCTTCCTCTTCGTCTTTCCTCATCTCTATGCTCTTGATCTATTCTTCCTTTGTATTGGGTATCTTTTCTGGTGTATCGGAGGCGGAATCTACTCCTCCTTTAGTGAAGGGTCTCTCATGGACTTTCTACAAGTCTAACTGTCCTAAATTTGAGAGCATCGTAAGATCCCAACTCAAGAAAGTTTTCAAGAAGGATATTGGCCAAGCTGCAGGCCTCCTCCGTCTTCACTTCCATGACTGCTTTGTTCAg GGATGTGATGGTTCGGTTTTGCTGGATGGATCTTCAAGTGGTCCGAGCGAGAAGGCAGCGCCACCAAACTTAAGCCTCAGGGCAAAGGCATTTCAGATCATCAACGATCTCCGTGCCCTCGTCCATAAGAAGTGCGGCCAAGTCGTCTCCTGTGCAGACATCGCTGCTGTTGCTGCCCGTGACTCCGTTTTCTTG TCCGGAGGACCCGAATACAAAGTGCCCCTAGGAAGGCGAGATGGTCTGAGCTTCGCAACAAGGGAAGCAACTTTAGCAAACCTGCCAGCGCCCAGCAGCAACACCACCACAATCCTCACCTCACTGGCTACCAAGAAGTTCGACGCCACCGATGTGGTGGCTCTCTCCGGTGGCCACACGATTGGCATCAGTCACTGCTCTTCCTTCACCAATCGCCTCTACCCTACACAGGACACAAACATGGATAAGACCTTCGCCAACAACCTTAAGAGCACCTGCCCAGCCTCCGATACCAACGCCACCACCGTCTTGGATATCCGATCCCCAGACCTGTTCGACAATAAGTACTACGTGGACCTCATGAACCGACAGGGACTCTTCACCTCCGACCAAGATCTGTACATGGACAGTAGGACCAAGGCTATCGTCACCAGCTTCGCTATTAACCAGACCTTGTTCTACGAGAAGTTCGTCTTTGCCATGATCAAGATGGGCCAACTTAATGTCTTGACGGGCACTCAAGGAGAAGTTCGTGCCAATTGCTCCGCTCACAACTCTGACACGTCCACCTTCCTGTCCACGTTGGTGGACGGCGATAGCGAGAAGAGCGCACAGTTTTAA
- the LOC122666604 gene encoding leucine-rich repeat receptor protein kinase EMS1, whose protein sequence is MEPTVQALLAASASFFIVTLIFALICFLCRLTTKPNTQTRSRTIPEPRNVSSSINIDESATFDPSLQISMTDLVVATRNFATDGIIGDGSFGLVYKACLSDGATVAVKKLSEDAFQGLREFHAEMETLGKIRHPNLVKILGYCVSGTDRILIYEFIERGSLDQWLQDTSPVVGDVSWPLPWETRTKIIKGVALGLSFLHGLETPIIHRDIKASNVLLDLEFEAHIADFGLARRVKALHSHVSTQVAGTMGYMPPEYKAGVTLATLKADVYSFGILMLEVATGRRPNWPVKMDNGREVGLIEWAVTMVAEDRQIDMIDKSLSTDGLKEDEIREFLRIACLCTSEMSRERPSMEEVVTMLESLCGQCEEHKDKEEVQDHSIN, encoded by the coding sequence ATGGAGCCGACTGTTCAGGCCTTACTTGCAGCCTCTGCTAGCTTCTTCATtgtaaccctaatttttgcCTTAATTTGTTTCCTTTGCAGATTAACCACAAAGCCAAATACCCAAACTCGAAGCCGAACCATACCAGAACCCCGTAACGTTTCTTCTTCCATAAACATCGATGAGAGCGCAACGTTCGATCCTTCTCTTCAAATCTCCATGACTGATCTCGTCGTCGCCACTCGTAACTTCGCCACCGACGGAATCATAGGCGACGGCAGCTTCGGTCTCGTCTACAAGGCTTGCCTCTCCGACGGAGCCACCGTCGCCGTCAAGAAGCTCAGCGAAGATGCCTTTCAAGGACTCCGTGAATTCCATGCCGAGATGGAAACCCTAGGTAAGATCCGTCATCCCAACCTCGTTAAGATCCTTGGCTACTGCGTTTCCGGCACTGACCGGATCTTAATATACGAGTTCATCGAGAGGGGAAGCCTTGACCAATGGCTTCAAGACACGTCACCTGTTGTGGGTGACGTGTCATGGCCGTTACCTTGGGAAACGAGGACTAAGATCATTAAGGGTGTAGCTCTGGGCCTTTCATTCCTACACGGTTTAGAAACCCCAATTATCCATAGAGATATCAAGGCAAGTAATGTGTTATTGGACTTAGAATTTGAGGCCCACATAGCCGATTTTGGATTGGCTAGGAGGGTCAAGGCATTACATTCCCACGTGTCGACCCAAGTGGCCGGAACGATGGGGTACATGCCGCCGGAGTATAAGGCCGGTGTCACTTTGGCGACACTCAAGGCGGATGTGTACAGCTTTGGTATTCTAATGCTAGAGGTTGCGACGGGGCGGCGGCCGAATTGGCCGGTGAAGATGGACAATGGGAGGGAAGTAGGGCTAATTGAGTGGGCGGTGACGATGGTTGCGGAAGACCGGCAAATCGACATGATCGATAAGAGTCTGTCTACAGATGGGTTGAAGGAGGATGAGATTAGGGAGTTCCTAAGGATTGCATGTTTGTGTACTAGTGAGATGTCAAGGGAGAGGCCTTCCATGGAGGAGGTGGTGACAATGTTGGAGTCACTTTGTGGCCAGTGTGAAGAGCACAAAGAcaaggaggaggtccaagaccATTCTATTAATTAA